The genomic stretch CATCACTAACATGGCGGGCCTGATGCCCACCGGATCGTCCGCCTACGTGTGGTGCGATACCTACAAACCCCGTCGCACAGGGCTGGTGTGGTCGTCGGCTGAGGGCCTGACCTTTCGGCACACCAACCTGCCGAAAGGAACCTACTTCACCTACGTGAAGCACGGGGACACGTACCTGGACTGGAAGGTGATCACTGTGAGCAGCGACTCCGCGCGCATCAACACCTCCCTCGCAATCAGCCCCAGCCGAATGGGTGATGTGGAGATCGCGGTCACCAAAGGCCCCGGCACCTATCAAGTTCTTCTGGTCCCTGCTACCGAACACGGGACCTCTCCGATTCGCGGGGCAGACCTCGCACGAGGATTCGGCCCGGCTATAGAGGCCGAGATCACGGGCGACAGCGTGATGTTGAGCGGCGTGAGGGATGGCAGCTACCGCCTGGTCCTGCGGTCGATTCGGCGGCAGGGGAACGGCTCCATTCTCACCGACGTCGGCAGCTGGACCATTCTGGTGAAGGCAGGGAAGTCCGTGCGCTACTCCGTGCCATAGCCCGTCGGCAACGCAGGAACCTAACCCGCTGGATGCGCTTCGCAGGTCCGGCATCGCGCCCGCCCCGGTGATGGTGGCCGGGCACTCGGAGGGTGTGATCGTAGCCGCCGCGGTTGCGGCGAAGGTTACGGATGTGACCGACGTTGCGATGCTCGCAGGCGGCGGACCGACGCAGATCTTCGACATGTACGTGCTGATGGGAGAGGGCGCCTACCGGCATTGGGCTGAGATACGGAAGGACCCAGACCCGATTACGAAGATGGTTTGGGGCCATCCCTATCGCCGGTGGTCGTCGTTCCTTGCTGCGTCGCCGCTCGATTTTGCACTGGGCACAAAGGCGAAGCTGTTCATCGCGCATGGGACGGAGGATCGCAGCGTGCCGATTGCGGCCTTCGACGTGCTCCGCGCCGAGCTAGTCGCGCGGGGGAGGGACGTGACCGCTCACCGCGTTGAGGGCGCAAATCATGGGTTCCAGAAGCCAGGGGCCGAACCGTCGGCTGAAGGGATTGGAGGCCTGTTCGCGAAGATGCTCGATTGGTACCTTGGAGCCTAACACGCAGTCGGCAGGCTTGGGAGGTGAGGACGTGGGAGGCGAGCTAAGCAGACGAGAGATGCTGCGCATGATGGGCGCCGTGGCGGGCGTGTCGGTCCTAGCACCGGAGCTGTTCGCCGAGCAGGACCCGGCGTCGTTGCCGAGGCCGCGGAGAATCCGCTACATCAAGCCCAAGCAGCCGGTCACCGCGGTGATCGTTGGCCACGGTGCGCGTGGGTCGCTGTACGGCGGCTTTGCGCAGGCGATGCCCGATGAGTGGAAGATCGTAGGTGTTGCCGAGCCGATCGAGTATCGCAGAGACGCTGCCATCAGGCTGCACGGCATCGCCCCGGAGCACGCCTTCGTTACTTGGGAGCATGTCTTCGGCGTGCCCAAGTTTGCCGATGTGGTGATCGTTACCACGCCAGACAAGCTTCATCACGGCCCGGCGATGGCGGCGTTAGCGCAAGGGTACGACCTGCTGCTCGAGAAGCCGATTGCCACCTCGTGGCGAGAGTGCCGGGACATCCTTGTGCGGGCGAACGAGAAGAAGGCAATCGTAGCGGTGTGTCACGTGCTGCGGTATGCGCCCTACTTTCAGCAGATGAAGGCCGTGGTGGAGTCGGGCATGTTGGGCGATGTCGTCAGCGTGCAGCACCTCGAGCCGGTTGGGCACCTGCACATGTCTCACTCCTTCGTGCGCGGCAACTGGCGCAATTCGAAGGAGTCCAGCCCGATTATCTTGTCGAAGTCCTGCCATGATCTGGACATCCTTCGTTGGGTGATTGACCGGCCGTGCCGTCGTGTTAGTTCGTTCGGATCGTTGTCCTTCTTCTGCAGGCAGAATGCGCCCGAAGGTGCCCCGCAGTATTGCATCGAAGGATGCCCGGTCGAGGAGAAGTGTCCCTATCATGCACCCAACGTGTATGTGTATAAGAAGCAGTGGGGCACGGAGCACATCGTGAGCGAGGACCGCTCGGACGAGGGGATCCTGAAGGCCCTTCGCACCAGCCAGTACGGACGCTGCGTGTTCCAGTCAGACAATGATGTGTGCGACCATCAAGTGACCAACATGGAGTTCGATGGTGGTGTCACGGCGGCGTTCTCGCTGGAGGGCATGACTTCGTATGGCGGGCGCCGCACGCGCATCTTCTGCAAGCAGGGGGACATCGTCGGCGATGAGAACGCGCTGGACGTGTTCGACTTCGTGAGGGGCGCTCGCACCCGGTGGGATGTCAGCCGAGCGGCGGAAGACCTGA from Fimbriimonadia bacterium encodes the following:
- a CDS encoding prolyl oligopeptidase family serine peptidase, producing MIVAAAVAAKVTDVTDVAMLAGGGPTQIFDMYVLMGEGAYRHWAEIRKDPDPITKMVWGHPYRRWSSFLAASPLDFALGTKAKLFIAHGTEDRSVPIAAFDVLRAELVARGRDVTAHRVEGANHGFQKPGAEPSAEGIGGLFAKMLDWYLGA
- a CDS encoding Gfo/Idh/MocA family oxidoreductase yields the protein MEPNTQSAGLGGEDVGGELSRREMLRMMGAVAGVSVLAPELFAEQDPASLPRPRRIRYIKPKQPVTAVIVGHGARGSLYGGFAQAMPDEWKIVGVAEPIEYRRDAAIRLHGIAPEHAFVTWEHVFGVPKFADVVIVTTPDKLHHGPAMAALAQGYDLLLEKPIATSWRECRDILVRANEKKAIVAVCHVLRYAPYFQQMKAVVESGMLGDVVSVQHLEPVGHLHMSHSFVRGNWRNSKESSPIILSKSCHDLDILRWVIDRPCRRVSSFGSLSFFCRQNAPEGAPQYCIEGCPVEEKCPYHAPNVYVYKKQWGTEHIVSEDRSDEGILKALRTSQYGRCVFQSDNDVCDHQVTNMEFDGGVTAAFSLEGMTSYGGRRTRIFCKQGDIVGDENALDVFDFVRGARTRWDVSRAAEDLSGHGGGDFRLVRDFIQAVTRRDVDLLTSNLATSMESHLIAFRAEESRNGGGKVLGVDLASR